The DNA segment GACCCGCTGGCCGGTTACCTGAATATTTACGGTCTGGTCGATTTGGCCTTGCGCACCGGCTGTGACGCAGTCCATCCCGGTTACGGCTTTTTGTCCGAAAACGCCCAGTTTGCCAAAGCCTGCCAGGAGCGCGGCCTGGTGTTCATTGGCCCGTCGGCCGACGTGATTCACCGGATGGGCGACAAGACTGAGGCTAGGGCGGCCATGAAGGCCGCCGGCCTGCCGGTTACGCCGGGTTCGGACGGCAATCTGGACAATGTCGATCATGCCTTGCAAGTCGCCGAACAGATCGGTTACCCGATCATGCTGAAAGCCACCTCGGGCGGAGGCGGCCGCGGCATCAGGCGTTGCGACAATCCCGACGAACTCCGCCAAAACTTCCAGCGGGTGATTTCCGAAGCGACCAAAGCCTTTGGCAGCGCCGACGTGTTTCTGGAAAAGTGCGTGGTCAACCCGATTCACATCGAAGTGCAAGTGTTGGCCGACCACTTCGGCAACACCATCCATCTTTACGAGCGCGATTGCTCGGTGCAGCGCCGCAACCAAAAATTGATCGAAATTGCGCCGTCGCCACAATTGGATGAAGCGCAACGCCAGTACCTGGGCGGCTTGGCGGTGATGGCAGCCAAAGCAGTCGGCTATACCAACGCCGGCACCGTGGAGTTTCTGCTCGATGCCAACGGTCGCTTCTATTTCATGGAAATGAACACCAGGGTACAAGTCGAGCACACCATCACCGAGACCATCACCGGCGTCGATATCGTTGAAGAGCAAATTCGGGTTGCTGCCGGTTTACCGCTGCGCTTCAAGCAGGAAGAAATCGTGCGCCGCGGCTATGCCATTCAATTTCGGGTCAACGCCGAAGACCCGAAAAATAATTTCCTGCCCAGCTTCGGCCACATTACCCGCTACTATGCCCCCGGCGGGCCCGGTGTGCGCACCGACACCGCCATCTATACCGGCTATGAAGTGCCGCCGTTTTACGATTCGATGCTGGCCAAGGTCATCGTCAGCTCGATGACTTGGGAAGATGCGATCAATCGTGGTGAGCGCGCCTTGAAAGACATGGGCTTGTTCGGCATCAAAACCACCATTCCCTATTATCTAAAAATTCTCGGTCACCCGGATTTTCGTCGCGGTCGATTCAACACCGGCTTTGTCGAAGCCAATCCTGACCTAATCAACTATTCCAACAAGCCGCGACCGGAAATTCTGGCGAGCGTGCTGGCGGCGGTTGTCGCTTCCCATACCGGCCTGTAAGCCAAGGACACCAAGATGAGCAAAGTTTATGTAACCGACGTTATCCTCCGCGACGCCCACCAATCCCTGATCGCCACGCGGATGCGCACCGAAGATATGCTACCGGCCTGCGCCATGCTGGACGATATCGGCTATTGGTCTTTGGAATGCTGGGGGGGCGCGACTTTCGACGCCTGTCTGCGTTTCTTAAAGGAAGACCCATGGGAAAGACTGAGCAAACTGAAAGCCGCTTTACCCAATACCCGCCTGCAAATGCTGTTGCGCGGCCAAAACCTGCTGGGCTATCGGCATTATTCCGACGACGTGGTGCGTAAATTCGTCGAGACTGCCGCCCGCAATGGCATGGACGTGTTTCGAATCTTCGACGCGCTGAATGACATCCGCAACCTGGAAACGGCGATCGAAGCCACCAAAGCCGCCGGCAAGCACGCCCAGGGCACCATCTGCTATACCACCAGCCCGGTGCACGACATCGCCAGCTTTATCAAACTGGGTAAAGGCTTGGTCAATTTGGGCTGCGATTCGATTGCCATCAAAGACATGGCCGGTTTACTGACCCCCTATATTGCCGGCGAATTGATCAAAGCCTTGAAAGATGCCGTCGATTTGCCGCTGCACCTGCATTGCCATGCTACCGCCGGCTTGGCGGAAATGTGTCAGCTCAAGGCCATCGAAGCCGGCTGCGAACATGTCGATACGGCCTTATCCTCCTGGGCCGGCGGCACCAGCCATCCGCCCACAGAGTCGTTGGTCACCGCGCTACGCGGCACCGATTTCGACACTGGGCTGGATTTGGATAAGCTGCAAGCGGTGAACGACTATTTCGCCGAAGTCCGCAAAAAATACCGCCGCTTCGAAAGCGAATTTACCGGCATCGACACCCGCGTCCACATCTTCCAAGTCCCGGGCGGCATGATCTCCAACCTGGCCAACCAATTGAAAGAACGCAACGCACTGGACCGGATCGACGAGGTGTATAAAGAAATCCCGGAAGTGCGCAAAGACTTGGGCTATCCGCCGCTGGTGACGCCGACCTCGCAAATCGTCGGCACCCAGGCGGTGCTGAACGTGTTGATCGGCAAGCGCTACGAGACCATCAGCAACGAGGTCAAACGTTATCTGCACGGCGGCTACGGCAAGGCACCGGCGCCGGTCAATCCGCAATTGCTGGCGAAGGCGGTGGGTAAAGAGGAAATCATCGAATGCCGGCCGGCGGATTTATTGAAACCGGAATTCGAGCATCTGCGCAACGAAATTGCTCATCTGGCTTTGAACGATGAAGACGTGCTGAGTTACGCGATGTTTCCGGAAATCGGCAAACAGTTTCTGGAATTGCGTTCCACCGACAATCTGGTGCCGGAACCGCTGGAACTGGAAGAAGCGGCTAAGCCGGGCGAAGTTAAAAAAGCCCCGACCGAATTTAATGTCGCGTTGCACGGCGAGCAATATCACGTCAAAGTCACCGGCGCCGGCCCGAAGAACCAGAGCTTGCGGCATTTTTATTTCACCGTGGACGGCATGCCGGAAGAGATCGTCATCGAAACCCTGGACGAAATCGTGCTGGACGGCGGCGCTCAAGGCGCGGTGCAAAGCGCGATCGCCAGCAAGCGCCGTCGGCCCAGCGAGCCGGGCGATGTCGTGACCAGCATGCCTTGCAACATCATCGACGTATTGGTCAAGGAAGGCCAGAAAGTCAACGCCGGCCAGGCCTTATTGGTCACCGAAGCCATGAAGATGGAAACCGAGATCACCGCGCCGATTGCCGGCAGCGTCAAAGCCATTTATGTGGCTAAAGGTGACGCGGTTAACCCCAACGAGGTATTGGTGGAAATAAATTGAGAGAAAAGCGGCAAGACGAAAGGTAAAATAACGCGCTTTGCTTAATCGCCTAAACTTTACCGCCAAGGTGTGCAGCGCGCCGGCCAAGAAGCGATTGGCCAGTCCGCTGTTTTTGTATTCGACCTTTCGTCCGGCTCTACCGTGAAACCAACCCCCGTCACCGAAGCATCCATCCAGCACGCCGCCGACTTACTGCGCCATGGTCAGCTAGTCGCGTTTCCGACTGAAACTGTTTACGGCCTGGGCGCTGACGCGTCCAATCCGGAGGCGGTGGCGAAAATTTTTGCGGCCAAGGGCCGGCCGGCGGACCATCCTTTGATCGTGCATATTGCCGGTGCCGAGCGAATGGCTGATTGGGCCGACCAGGTACCGGAGGCTGCCTGGCGGCTGGCGGAACAATTCTGGCCGGGTCCGCTGACGATGATTTTAAAAAAACGCGAGTCGGTGCCGCTGGCGGTGACCGGCGGCCAGGATACGGTGGGGTTGCGGGTGCCGGCCAATCCGGTGGCGTTGCGCTTGCTGCAGGCGTTTGGCGGCGGCGTCGCCGCGCCATCGGCCAACCGTTTCGGCCGCATCAGTCCGACCGAAGCCCAGCACGTGGCCGAAGAGTTGGACGCCAGTGTGGCTTGTATTCTGGACGGCGGCCCCTGCGCGGTGGGGGTGGAATCGACGATCATCGACCTCAGCGACCAGGTCCCGACCATCCTCCGCCCCGGCCGCATTACCCGCAGCCAACTCAAAGCCGTATTGCATGCCGATATTCGGCTCTCTTCGCAAACCAAGATTCGGGCGCCGGGCATGATGGCCGTGCACTATGCGCCAAACACAATGGCCTTGCTCTGTCCGGCCGATACCTTGATTGCGATGGCCGACGACCTCTGCGCCAAAGGCCAACACATCGGCATTCTGGCATTCAGCGCCGAGATTGCTGAAATTCCCTGTCTGCATATTCTCCGGCTGCCGGCCGATGCCGAACTATACGAACCGGCCCTCTACAGCTCGCTTCGGGCTCTGGACAATCTGCAACTTGATACGATTCTGATCGAGCAACCGCCCGATCACGAAGCCTGGGCCGCCGTTAACGACCGCCTGAACAAAGCCACGGTCTGAAATGAACGATGACGAATGGATGCGCCATGCCATCCGGCTGGCGCAGCGCGCCGAAGACCAAGGCGAGGTCCCGGTAGGCGCGGTGCTGGTGCTCGGTAACCGTTGTATCGCCGAAGGCTGGAACCAACCGATCCAAACCAACGACCCGACCGCTCACGCGGAGATCGTCGCGTTGCGCAAAGCCGGCCAAGTCCTCGATAACTACCGTCTGATCGATACCACGCTGTATGTAACGTTGGAACCCTGCGTGATGTGCATGGGCGCCATCGCCCACGCTCGCGTCAAACGCCTGGTGTTCGGCGCTTATGATCCGAAGCGCGGGGCGGTCTGCCATGCGCTGCAACTCAGTGATACGGAATTTTTAAATCACAAGGTGGAATGGACCGGCGGGGTATTGCAAACCGTTTGCGCCGACTTGCTCGGCGACTTCTTCAAGGCCCGCCGCGAACGATTGAGAAATCCGGGCCGGAGTGCATAACGTCATTACCGGTATTTGACGGCGCGGATTGCTTCAATAAATCAAGCGATAGCTGGTTTCGTGAGTCGGTTCACAGATTTGTGTCTGAGTCGTAGCTCGGGGCTGAGACGGTGCGCTTGATCTGCGAATTTACATTAACATTGAGATGTAAGCGATTGACATGTTTAAGTCCTGAATAATCAATGCTTTAACTGAACTTTAATCTAGTTGCTTTTTGCCGGTTTTGTGTGAATACTCGCCCTCCCTAGTTTATTTTTGCGGTTAGTTTCGGGGGTGGATATGAAGATGGTCGTCGTCATGTTGTCCGGTTTGGTAATCGGTGGTTTGGTCGTTATTGCGGCGTTGCAATTGATACGCGTGGTCGGCAAAGAATTTATAGATTTGATGGCTGAAGCCTGGCATAGCGCAGAAACGCATTGACCGATTATTTGGCTGGCATCGAATCGTGCCGTTTCCGGTTGACGAATTTGCCGAAATTCGTCACTCTGTTTGAACATGCGCAACGTTTCAATTTTCGGGGATGCTAAAAATGAGTTCGGTCAACAAAATTTGTGGAGTCCTGCTGCTCGGTCTGATTAGCAGCGTGGTTCAAGCCAGGGAAGTCAGCTATTGCAAGGTTTTGCGAACTTTCGACGATAAGGATGCCAGCGCGGCTCCCGCAATAAAATACGAAGATTGTTCCGGCGTCGCCTTTATCGATTATGCCAAGTACTACGTCGCCGCCCGCTGCTGGGCTGGATCTTACGATCTGCTCGAGGGCAAATGCGATTCGGTAAAGCCTGAAGCCGCCGAGGATGTTAGTGCTGAAGACATTATGCCTGCGGAGCCGGCCGAAACGGAGCAATAACTCATAGCGAATAGGTTCAACCGGGGTATCGAAAGCCGCTTTAAACAGCGGCTTTTTTATGCCTGTTGTCAAATCGTTCGTGGGTTGCGGAAGACTGGGCTCAAGGAGCTAATGCCGAAGTATTGCCGGTAAAAATTTGCTAATTGGTGGAAGCAGGGAATTTTGCGCGTGGTAGCCTGTCGTAACGGCGTTCGAAAACGTTCGGTTTAGGTCGATATCACTGGAGGTTGGAGATGATTGCTATGCGCTATAACATCAAAAAATTCGGTAAAGTCATTTCGCATATAAGCCCGGAAAAGATGAGCCCGGGGTTGGCGAAAGAATTAAAATCGCGCGGCTACAGAATCAGTAGCGCTTACTACGATCAACATCTTGCCGCTGTCGCGGCCGGTTAAGTTAACCACGCACCCATCAAATACAGCGAGAAGCCGGCTTAGCGCCGGCTTTTTTTTGGGCGTAACTGTTGGCGAGAAAGTTTGCGTGTTATTTCAACCGGTCTGATTCGGTTGATTTGAACCGGACTCCAGCAAAATGTCCTGCTAGCCATTCAGGGACGGGCGCAGCGTCAGGCGTATATTGAGTGTGCATCGGTATTAGTTTGTTGCAATCGTTCGGATTTGCGCGCATTCCGAGACCAGTAGTGGCAGATCAAATTTTTTGGCCCGAACGTTGCTCTTTCAGGGTTAACGCCACTTAATCGAAGCTGCTCATTACGAATGAAAAACGTCTACCTCCGTTTGTTTGCGTTCGCCTGCTCGATCTGGCTTGGGTACGGTTCGGCGAATGCTCAAGAAGCGCAACTGTCGGTCGATGAAGTCGTCGCCCTGTTTTACCAGCGCAATTTGGACCTGATTGCCGCGCAATACAACATCGATCAGGCGCGCGCCGAACAAGTGGTGGCCGGGGCGATTCCGAATCCGGTATTCGGCGTCCAAGTCTCCGAAATCAGCAACAATCCCAACATGGGGGTCACTGCCACCGGCTGCAACCATAGCCCCAGCGTATCGTGCGGACCGGCCGAATATTTCTCCTTCAGCCAATTAATCGAAGTTGCCGGTAAACGCGGGCTGCGGATGCAAAGTAGCGGTTTTGCGGCACAGGCGGCCGAGAGCGATTTGCGCGATGCCGTGCGCATCTTCAGCAATATGGTGCGCGATGCGTATTTCGATTTATTGCAAGCGCAAAAGAACCGGTGGCTGGCGCAGGAAATTGCCGACCATTACCAACAGATAGGTCAGGCCAACGATTTGCGCCTGAAAAGCGGCGATATAGCCGAGGCCGATTATTTGCGGGTGAAAATGGAAAGTTTGCGCGCCCAGTCCGATCTGGATAGTGCCCAAGCCGTTGTGGAGCAGGCGCAAGCGGCGCTGGCAGTGCTGCTGCGCTGGCCCGAACAGAGTTTGCGTATCGAAGCGAAGGACGCCTGGCCGGCATTGGCCGATATCGGCCAAACCCGCGACCAGAACGAATTGATCGACCGGGCCTTGCAACAGCGTCCCGACCTGCAAGCCGACAAACAGCGCGCCGAACAGGCCAAAAAGGAACTGGAGCTGGCGCGGCGCTTGAAATACCCGGATGTCACGGTCAACGCCGGCTACGCCCGCGACCCGAGTAACAACGCATTAAATTCGGCTTTCGTCGGTTTCAGCGTGCCACTGCCCTTGTTTTACCAGTATCAGGGCGAAGCGGACAAGGCGACAGTCAGTCTGAACCAGTCGCAATTGGCGGTCGAACAAACCGAGCTCGGTATCCGCAACGACGTGGTCAGCGCGTTGGCAGTCTGGAACAGCGCCGACAAGATCGTGCAACGCTTCGATGGCGGTCTGTTAGACGATGCTCGTAGCGTACGCGACAGTGCGGAACTGGCTTTCAGAAAAGGCGCGACCGGCGTGCTGGATTTTATCGAAGCACAACGCAGCTATAAAAGCGTGATGCGCGACTACTACGCGGCCATGATCAATCGCACGAATGCCTACTTCGATTTAAGCAAAGCGTTGGGCGTAGAACCCAGTGTTGAGAATGCTGCCGCAAGCGTTGGCTCGCGGTAAATGCCGGTAACTTCATATGCACATACCCTACTTCATGAATAAGCAAGTGATTTTCGGTTTACGCCGTTGCCCCACTCTGTTTGGGTTGCTGGTATTGTTAGTGCTGAATGCCTGTTCCGACTCCGCCGATAAAAATCAGCCCCAGCCGGTTGTGCATGCGCTACCCGGCGAAGTTTACCTGACCCCCGATTCGCCGAAAAAAGCCTACGTCAAAACCAGAGCATTGACCTTGACCCGGCCGCCGTTGCTCGAACCGCTGGCCGGCAAAATCGCCTATAACGACAGTGCGACCTCCCGAATCAGTTCTCCGGTAACCGGCCGAGTGCTGACCAATCCGTTGCCGCTGGGCAGTCAAGTGCAAGCCGGAACCACGTTACTTGAGTTGCATAGCCCGGAGGTTGCCGACGCCCAGGCCGACTACACCAAGGCGCAAGCGCAGCTGACCTTGGCCGATCGAGCATTCCGGCGCCAACAAGAGCTATATCAAGGCAAGGTTGTCTCGCGCAAAGAGCTGGAACAGGCCGAGGACGATCTGAGCCAGGCCCGCAGCGAAGTGCAGCGCGCGCAAAACCGCTTGAAAAATCTGCAACTGGCGTCGGGCCAAAACAATGCCCGCTTTGCGTTGCGCTCCCCAATTAACGGCGTGGTGGTGGAACGAAACGTCAATCCAGGGCAGGAGGTCGGTCCGGGTTTGGACAAGCCGCTGTTCGTCATTTCCGATATTCAACGGCTGACCGTGGTCATGGACGTGTTCGAAGTCAATCTGGCCAAGATCAAACCCGATCAGCAACTGAAAATCTCGGTACCGGCTTATCCGGGCGAATCCTTTCCGGCAACGGTGGAGTACGTTGGCCAAGTTCTGAACGAGACCACCCGTAGCGTACAAGTGCGCTGCGCGTTACCGAATCCGGACGGCCGCTTGCTGCCCGGCATGTACGCGACCATCGATGTCGAGAGCCCGCCAGATGCCCAAGCCATCGTCGTGCCTTTAACCGCGGTATTCACCGAAGACGACTCCGACTACGTGTTTGTCGCCGTCGACGAAAACCATTATCGGCAGCGGCCGGTAAAAATGGGTTTGCGGTTGAAGGACCGCGCGGTAGTTACCGAGGGCTTGCAAGCCGGAGAGCAGTTGGTGACCGAGGGGGCCTTGGTGTTGCGCGCCGAGGAAGACGTCAACGATGCCAACCCTTAGCCCAGGATCGCCGAGATGATTGCCCGCGTTATCGCTTTTTGTTTACAACAGCGCCTGATGGTGATCGGCGCCACCTTAGCTATCGCCGTTTCCGGCATCGTTGCCTTCGAGAATCTGCCGGTGCAGGCGTTTCCGGATGTGCAAAACGTGTTCGTGCAGGTGGTGACGCAATTTCCCGGCCAAGCGCCGGAGGAAGTGGAAAAGGTTATTTCGTTGCCGATCGAACGGGAGATGAACGGCTTGCCGCATCTGATCAATATGCGCTCGGTATCGATTTTCGGTTTGTCGGTGGTGACGCTGACCTTCGATGATAGCGCCGAAGATTATTTCTCCCGTCAGCAAGTCCTGGAACGTTTGCGCGGCGCCGACCTACCCGACGACGTCAAACCCCAAATCGGGCCGCTGTCGACCGGCGTCGGCGAGATTTACCGTTACGTAATCGACGCCAAACACCTGCCGTTGACCGAGCAACGGGCCTTGCAGGATTGGGTAATCGAGCCGCGCCTGCGTACGGTGCAAGGGGTGGCGGACGTGGTGTCTTACGGTGGCGGCGTCAAGGAGTACAAAGTTGTAGTCCGGCCGGATAGTCTGAAAAACTACCGGCTGGATCTGAATCAGGTTTATAGCGCCATTGCGGCGAACAATACCAACACCGGCGGCGGCTATATCGAGGACGGCGATGAGGCCTTGGTAGTCAGAGGCATCGGTTTACTGAAATCGGCCGATGAGATCGGCGAAATCGTCGTCGCCAGTAACGACGGCGTGCCAATCCGGGTCAAAGACGTCGCCGACATTCGCGTCGGCCCGCAACCACGGACCGGAATCGTCTCGCTAAACCAGCGCGACGATATCGTCGAAGGCATCGTGCTGCTGATCAAAGGCCGCGACGCGGTCGGCGTACTCGACGGCGTCAAGCAGAAAATCGAAGAATTGAATGCGTTCGGATTGCCGCCGGGCGTAAAAATCACGCCGATTTACGACCGTACCGAATTGGTCGGACACACCGTGCATACCGTAGAACACAATATGGTGGAAGGCGCGGTATTGATTCTGATCATTCTGCTGGTGTTTTTGCAACGCTTCATGGCCGCGTTTTTGGTCACGCTGATCATCCCGTTGTCGTTGCTGTTTGCCTTCATTTTGGTCGATTTGGGCGGCATTTCCGCCAATCTGATTTCACTCGGCGCGATCGATTTCGGCATCATCGTCGACAGCACCGTAGTGCTGGTGGAGGCGGTCATGGTGCAGGTAACGTTGGATATGCAGCGTAACGCCGACGTCCGCGTTTTGCGGCAATCCTTGTTGAATACCGCGACCGAAATGGGGCGGCCGATTTTGTTCTCCAAAATCATCATCATCATCGCCTTTCTGCCGATTTTTACCTTTCAGCGGGTCGAGGCCAAGATTTTCTCGCCGATGGCTTACACGCTGAGCTTTGCTTTGGTGGCTTCGATGCTGTTCAGCCTGACCTTTATCCCGTCGATGCTGACCTATTTACTCGGGCCCAAGCTGGCAGAACGCCATAATCCGCTGGTACATGCGATGGAGCACCATTACCGCCACATTTTGGAATGGGTGTTGAAACATGCTCGATTGGTGTTTTTCGCGGCAGTCGGCGCCTTGGCATTGAGCGTCCTGTCGGTACGCTTTATCGGCACCGAATTCATGCCCAAACTGGACGAGGGCAATATCTGGCTGACCATCACGCTGCCGACGCCGGTATCGTTGACCACCGCCAAAGATATCGAGCGCAAGGTCCGCGACCGGTTGGAAACCTTCGCCGAGGCCAAAACCATCCTGACCCAATTGGGCCGCCCCGAAGACGGCACCGACCCCAAAGGCTTCAACAACCTGGAGGTGTTGATAGACTTGAAGCCGAAGGAAACCTGGCGTTACGCCAAAAAAGACGAGCTGGTGCAGGCCATGGACAAGGCGCTATCGATTTTTCCGGGGATTCAGACTAACTTTTCCCAAGTGATTCAGGATAACGTTGAAGAAGCCATATCCGGGGTTAAAGGCGAGATCGCAATCAAAATATTCGGTAGCGATCTGCAAACCTTGCAGGATAAAGCAGACCAGATTACCCATATTCTGGCCGGTATTCGCGGCGCCAGCGACGTCGCCGCCGAACAGCAAGCCGGTCTGGCCCAAGTCATCGTCGACATCGATCGGGCTAAGATATCCCGCTACGGCATCAATGTGGCCGATGTGGAACAGGTATTGGAAATCGGCATGGGCGGCAAAGCGGCATCCCAGTTTCTGGAAGGCGAACGCCGCTTCGATATCGCGCTGCGTTATGCCGAAAACGCCCGCGATTCGATATCCGGCCTGGAAAGTCTGACCGTGCAAACCCCGGCAGGGCAATTGATACCATTGTCAGAATTGGCGACGATCAAGGTCAACCAAGGCGCATCCCGCATCAGCCGCGAAGAAAACATGCGCCGGATCGCGATCAAATGCAATTTGATCGACCGCGACCAGGGCAGTTTCGTCGCCGAAGCCCAAGCCAAGGTGGCGGCGCAAGTGGCGTTGCCGCCCGGTTACCGCATCGTCTGGAGCGGCCAGTTCGAAAACCAACAGCGAGCGATGAAGCGTTTAGCGGTTATCGTGCCGATCAGTCTGGGTTTGATCTTCGTATTGTTGTTCTGGACCTTCATGTCGGTTAAAAATGCGCTTTTAATCGTGATGAACGTGCCGTTTGCGTTGATCGGCGGTTTATTGATCCTGCTGGCAACCGGCATCAATCTCAGCGTTTCCGCCGCGGTAGGA comes from the Methylomonas sp. EFPC3 genome and includes:
- a CDS encoding acetyl-CoA carboxylase biotin carboxylase subunit, with the protein product MLRKILIANRGEIAVRIIRACAEMGIRSAAIYSEADRFALHVKKADESHYIGSDPLAGYLNIYGLVDLALRTGCDAVHPGYGFLSENAQFAKACQERGLVFIGPSADVIHRMGDKTEARAAMKAAGLPVTPGSDGNLDNVDHALQVAEQIGYPIMLKATSGGGGRGIRRCDNPDELRQNFQRVISEATKAFGSADVFLEKCVVNPIHIEVQVLADHFGNTIHLYERDCSVQRRNQKLIEIAPSPQLDEAQRQYLGGLAVMAAKAVGYTNAGTVEFLLDANGRFYFMEMNTRVQVEHTITETITGVDIVEEQIRVAAGLPLRFKQEEIVRRGYAIQFRVNAEDPKNNFLPSFGHITRYYAPGGPGVRTDTAIYTGYEVPPFYDSMLAKVIVSSMTWEDAINRGERALKDMGLFGIKTTIPYYLKILGHPDFRRGRFNTGFVEANPDLINYSNKPRPEILASVLAAVVASHTGL
- the oadA gene encoding sodium-extruding oxaloacetate decarboxylase subunit alpha, whose amino-acid sequence is MSKVYVTDVILRDAHQSLIATRMRTEDMLPACAMLDDIGYWSLECWGGATFDACLRFLKEDPWERLSKLKAALPNTRLQMLLRGQNLLGYRHYSDDVVRKFVETAARNGMDVFRIFDALNDIRNLETAIEATKAAGKHAQGTICYTTSPVHDIASFIKLGKGLVNLGCDSIAIKDMAGLLTPYIAGELIKALKDAVDLPLHLHCHATAGLAEMCQLKAIEAGCEHVDTALSSWAGGTSHPPTESLVTALRGTDFDTGLDLDKLQAVNDYFAEVRKKYRRFESEFTGIDTRVHIFQVPGGMISNLANQLKERNALDRIDEVYKEIPEVRKDLGYPPLVTPTSQIVGTQAVLNVLIGKRYETISNEVKRYLHGGYGKAPAPVNPQLLAKAVGKEEIIECRPADLLKPEFEHLRNEIAHLALNDEDVLSYAMFPEIGKQFLELRSTDNLVPEPLELEEAAKPGEVKKAPTEFNVALHGEQYHVKVTGAGPKNQSLRHFYFTVDGMPEEIVIETLDEIVLDGGAQGAVQSAIASKRRRPSEPGDVVTSMPCNIIDVLVKEGQKVNAGQALLVTEAMKMETEITAPIAGSVKAIYVAKGDAVNPNEVLVEIN
- a CDS encoding L-threonylcarbamoyladenylate synthase; its protein translation is MKPTPVTEASIQHAADLLRHGQLVAFPTETVYGLGADASNPEAVAKIFAAKGRPADHPLIVHIAGAERMADWADQVPEAAWRLAEQFWPGPLTMILKKRESVPLAVTGGQDTVGLRVPANPVALRLLQAFGGGVAAPSANRFGRISPTEAQHVAEELDASVACILDGGPCAVGVESTIIDLSDQVPTILRPGRITRSQLKAVLHADIRLSSQTKIRAPGMMAVHYAPNTMALLCPADTLIAMADDLCAKGQHIGILAFSAEIAEIPCLHILRLPADAELYEPALYSSLRALDNLQLDTILIEQPPDHEAWAAVNDRLNKATV
- the tadA gene encoding tRNA adenosine(34) deaminase TadA, with amino-acid sequence MNDDEWMRHAIRLAQRAEDQGEVPVGAVLVLGNRCIAEGWNQPIQTNDPTAHAEIVALRKAGQVLDNYRLIDTTLYVTLEPCVMCMGAIAHARVKRLVFGAYDPKRGAVCHALQLSDTEFLNHKVEWTGGVLQTVCADLLGDFFKARRERLRNPGRSA
- a CDS encoding TolC family protein, coding for MKNVYLRLFAFACSIWLGYGSANAQEAQLSVDEVVALFYQRNLDLIAAQYNIDQARAEQVVAGAIPNPVFGVQVSEISNNPNMGVTATGCNHSPSVSCGPAEYFSFSQLIEVAGKRGLRMQSSGFAAQAAESDLRDAVRIFSNMVRDAYFDLLQAQKNRWLAQEIADHYQQIGQANDLRLKSGDIAEADYLRVKMESLRAQSDLDSAQAVVEQAQAALAVLLRWPEQSLRIEAKDAWPALADIGQTRDQNELIDRALQQRPDLQADKQRAEQAKKELELARRLKYPDVTVNAGYARDPSNNALNSAFVGFSVPLPLFYQYQGEADKATVSLNQSQLAVEQTELGIRNDVVSALAVWNSADKIVQRFDGGLLDDARSVRDSAELAFRKGATGVLDFIEAQRSYKSVMRDYYAAMINRTNAYFDLSKALGVEPSVENAAASVGSR
- a CDS encoding efflux RND transporter periplasmic adaptor subunit, producing MHIPYFMNKQVIFGLRRCPTLFGLLVLLVLNACSDSADKNQPQPVVHALPGEVYLTPDSPKKAYVKTRALTLTRPPLLEPLAGKIAYNDSATSRISSPVTGRVLTNPLPLGSQVQAGTTLLELHSPEVADAQADYTKAQAQLTLADRAFRRQQELYQGKVVSRKELEQAEDDLSQARSEVQRAQNRLKNLQLASGQNNARFALRSPINGVVVERNVNPGQEVGPGLDKPLFVISDIQRLTVVMDVFEVNLAKIKPDQQLKISVPAYPGESFPATVEYVGQVLNETTRSVQVRCALPNPDGRLLPGMYATIDVESPPDAQAIVVPLTAVFTEDDSDYVFVAVDENHYRQRPVKMGLRLKDRAVVTEGLQAGEQLVTEGALVLRAEEDVNDANP
- a CDS encoding CusA/CzcA family heavy metal efflux RND transporter; the encoded protein is MIARVIAFCLQQRLMVIGATLAIAVSGIVAFENLPVQAFPDVQNVFVQVVTQFPGQAPEEVEKVISLPIEREMNGLPHLINMRSVSIFGLSVVTLTFDDSAEDYFSRQQVLERLRGADLPDDVKPQIGPLSTGVGEIYRYVIDAKHLPLTEQRALQDWVIEPRLRTVQGVADVVSYGGGVKEYKVVVRPDSLKNYRLDLNQVYSAIAANNTNTGGGYIEDGDEALVVRGIGLLKSADEIGEIVVASNDGVPIRVKDVADIRVGPQPRTGIVSLNQRDDIVEGIVLLIKGRDAVGVLDGVKQKIEELNAFGLPPGVKITPIYDRTELVGHTVHTVEHNMVEGAVLILIILLVFLQRFMAAFLVTLIIPLSLLFAFILVDLGGISANLISLGAIDFGIIVDSTVVLVEAVMVQVTLDMQRNADVRVLRQSLLNTATEMGRPILFSKIIIIIAFLPIFTFQRVEAKIFSPMAYTLSFALVASMLFSLTFIPSMLTYLLGPKLAERHNPLVHAMEHHYRHILEWVLKHARLVFFAAVGALALSVLSVRFIGTEFMPKLDEGNIWLTITLPTPVSLTTAKDIERKVRDRLETFAEAKTILTQLGRPEDGTDPKGFNNLEVLIDLKPKETWRYAKKDELVQAMDKALSIFPGIQTNFSQVIQDNVEEAISGVKGEIAIKIFGSDLQTLQDKADQITHILAGIRGASDVAAEQQAGLAQVIVDIDRAKISRYGINVADVEQVLEIGMGGKAASQFLEGERRFDIALRYAENARDSISGLESLTVQTPAGQLIPLSELATIKVNQGASRISREENMRRIAIKCNLIDRDQGSFVAEAQAKVAAQVALPPGYRIVWSGQFENQQRAMKRLAVIVPISLGLIFVLLFWTFMSVKNALLIVMNVPFALIGGLLILLATGINLSVSAAVGFIALFGIAVQNGVILVSQLNKLRREGQSLHDAIVNGSVSRLRPVVMTALMAMLGLFPAALSTSVGSETAKPFAVVIIGGLISATLLTLTLLPALYRYFAEADEL